One genomic region from Proteus vulgaris encodes:
- a CDS encoding L,D-transpeptidase family protein encodes MKKWLTLLGVSLLGMSSHLSYATEYLLPADGQRIIGENFSYIVPDDKRSLEAIASEYQVGLLNMMEANPGIDPLLPDAGKTLTIPLQMILPDTLHKGIVINLAELRLYYYPKEGGTVDVYPIGIGQLGRETPEMVTSISQLIKDPTWTPTANIRKNYAAKGITLPAVVPAGPENPMGAYALRLAHSRGEYLIHGTNADFGIGLRVSSGCIRLRPNDIETLFNVVPKGSRVQVINKPIKFTETADGRQFIEVHQPLSRNEDDDPQTMPLTFTKQFNAWYESGKVNKDKADAELIRRSGIPVDVTAY; translated from the coding sequence ATGAAAAAATGGTTAACTCTCTTAGGGGTATCGCTGTTAGGGATGAGTAGTCACTTATCTTACGCGACAGAATATCTACTACCTGCTGATGGCCAGCGTATTATTGGTGAAAATTTTTCATATATAGTTCCCGATGATAAACGCTCATTAGAGGCTATTGCGTCCGAATACCAAGTGGGATTGCTCAATATGATGGAAGCGAATCCTGGTATTGATCCTCTTTTGCCTGATGCAGGTAAAACTTTAACAATCCCATTGCAGATGATTTTGCCTGATACTCTACATAAAGGTATTGTTATCAACCTTGCTGAATTACGCCTTTATTATTATCCAAAAGAGGGAGGAACTGTTGATGTTTACCCGATTGGTATTGGTCAATTAGGGCGAGAAACACCGGAGATGGTGACATCGATTTCTCAATTAATTAAAGATCCCACTTGGACACCAACGGCGAATATTCGCAAAAATTATGCGGCTAAAGGGATCACGCTACCAGCTGTCGTTCCTGCTGGTCCTGAAAACCCAATGGGGGCATATGCCTTAAGATTGGCACATAGTCGAGGTGAATACCTTATTCATGGTACTAATGCTGATTTTGGTATTGGCTTAAGAGTGAGTTCAGGCTGTATTCGTTTACGCCCAAATGATATTGAGACCTTATTCAACGTGGTGCCTAAAGGTAGCCGAGTTCAGGTTATCAATAAACCGATTAAATTTACTGAAACTGCAGACGGCAGACAGTTTATTGAAGTTCATCAGCCACTATCACGTAACGAAGATGACGATCCGCAAACGATGCCTCTTACATTTACAAAGCAATTTAATGCTTGGTATGAAAGTGGCAAGGTTAATAAAGATAAAGCAGATGCAGAGCTGATTCGACGTTCGGGTATACCTGTGGATGTGACAGCATATTAA
- a CDS encoding Lpp/OprI family alanine-zipper lipoprotein has translation MKAKLVLGAVILASGLLAGCSSSNNAQLDQISSDVSRLNTQVQQLSGDVQSARAEAKSAYDEAARANQRLDNQVTTYKK, from the coding sequence ATGAAAGCGAAACTTGTACTAGGTGCGGTAATTCTGGCTTCAGGCTTATTAGCAGGTTGTTCTTCTAGTAATAATGCACAATTAGATCAAATCTCTTCTGATGTAAGCCGCCTGAATACTCAAGTTCAGCAACTAAGTGGTGATGTACAATCTGCTCGCGCTGAAGCTAAATCAGCTTACGACGAAGCAGCTCGTGCAAATCAGCGTTTAGATAACCAAGTCACTACTTATAAAAAGTAA
- the pykF gene encoding pyruvate kinase PykF, with translation MKKTKIVCTIGPKTESEEKLNQLLDAGMNVMRLNFSHGDYEEHGNRIKNLRNVCAKTGKKAAILLDTKGPEIRTIKLEGGNDVALVAGQTFTFTTDKTVVGNKDRVAVTYEGFAKDLTVGNTVLVDDGLIGMKVTAVTDKEVVCEVLNNGDLGENKGVNLPGVSIGLPALAEKDKQDLIFGCEQGVDFVAASFIRKRSDVEEMRAHLNAHGGENIMIISKIENQEGLNNFDEILEASDGIMVARGDLGVEIPVEEVIFAQKMMIEKCNAARKVVITATQMLDSMIKNPRPTRAEAGDVANAILDGTDAVMLSGESAKGKYPVEAVTIMATICDRTDRIMQSRLDYKQTAAKLRVTEAVCRGAVEMAENLDAPLIVVATFGGKSARSIRKYFPTAPILALTNNEETARQLLLVKGVTTQLVKEISSTDDFYRIGKEAALASGLAHAGERVVMVTGALVDSGTTNTSSVHVL, from the coding sequence ATGAAAAAGACAAAAATTGTTTGCACCATCGGACCAAAAACCGAATCTGAAGAAAAACTGAATCAATTACTGGACGCAGGCATGAACGTTATGCGTCTAAACTTCTCTCACGGTGACTATGAAGAGCATGGCAACCGTATCAAAAATCTGCGTAATGTTTGCGCTAAAACAGGCAAAAAAGCCGCTATCTTATTAGATACTAAAGGCCCAGAAATCCGTACCATCAAATTAGAAGGTGGTAATGATGTCGCTTTAGTTGCTGGTCAAACATTCACTTTCACTACAGACAAAACTGTTGTGGGTAACAAAGACCGCGTTGCTGTAACTTACGAAGGTTTCGCTAAAGACTTAACTGTTGGTAACACCGTTTTAGTTGATGATGGTCTTATCGGCATGAAAGTCACTGCTGTAACTGATAAAGAAGTTGTTTGTGAAGTTTTAAACAACGGTGACTTAGGTGAAAACAAAGGTGTTAACTTACCTGGCGTTTCTATCGGTTTACCTGCATTAGCTGAAAAAGATAAACAAGATCTTATCTTTGGTTGCGAGCAAGGCGTTGATTTCGTTGCTGCATCATTTATTCGTAAACGTTCTGACGTTGAGGAAATGCGTGCTCACTTAAATGCGCACGGCGGCGAAAACATCATGATCATCTCAAAAATTGAAAACCAAGAAGGTTTAAACAATTTTGATGAGATCTTAGAAGCATCTGACGGTATCATGGTTGCTCGTGGCGACTTAGGTGTTGAGATCCCAGTTGAAGAAGTTATCTTCGCACAAAAAATGATGATCGAAAAATGTAACGCTGCGCGTAAAGTGGTTATCACTGCAACGCAAATGTTAGATTCAATGATCAAAAACCCACGCCCTACTCGTGCTGAAGCGGGTGACGTTGCGAATGCTATCTTAGATGGTACTGATGCTGTTATGTTGTCAGGTGAAAGTGCAAAAGGTAAATACCCAGTAGAAGCTGTGACTATCATGGCAACTATCTGTGATCGTACAGACCGTATCATGCAATCTCGTCTTGATTACAAACAAACAGCTGCAAAATTACGCGTAACTGAAGCAGTTTGTCGCGGTGCGGTTGAAATGGCTGAAAACTTAGATGCACCTCTGATTGTTGTTGCAACTTTCGGTGGTAAATCAGCTCGTTCTATCCGTAAATATTTCCCAACAGCACCAATCTTAGCATTAACAAACAACGAAGAAACAGCTCGTCAGTTACTGTTAGTTAAAGGTGTAACCACTCAATTAGTTAAAGAAATCTCTTCTACTGATGACTTCTACCGTATCGGTAAAGAAGCAGCATTAGCAAGTGGTTTAGCGCATGCTGGTGAACGTGTTGTTATGGTTACCGGTGCACTGGTTGATAGCGGTACAACAAATACTTCATCTGTTCACGTTCTGTAA
- a CDS encoding MATE family efflux transporter, with the protein MQKYIREARSLLALGIPVIIAQFSQTAMGVVDTVMAGAVNATEMSAVAVGTSIWLPTILLGQGILMALTPIVAQLNGSGQRKHIANRTQQGFWLATFLSIMVIAILYNSRFIIEAQHDIEPELAEKAIGFIHAIMWGAPGCLYYQVLRSQCEGLSKTKPGMIIGFVGLLINIPVNYAFIYGKFGAPQLGGIGCGVATASVFWAMFLMMRYYVRRAPTQRDVMPKKRLVSPDFHTIKRITFLGLPVGLALFFEVTLFAVVALLVSPLGVTAVASHQIALNFSSLMFMFPLSLGIAATIRVGHNLGQRSTEQARISAITALAVGLMLASCTAIFSIIFREKIALMYNDNIEVVTLASHLMLFAALYQLSDSVQVIGSGVLRGYKDTRSIFFITFIAYWVIGLPSGYILGRTNYFVEAMGPAGFWIGFILGLTASAIMMGSRIWWIQRQSDEVVLLRSER; encoded by the coding sequence GTGCAGAAGTACATAAGAGAAGCGCGTAGCTTACTTGCTCTCGGTATCCCCGTTATCATCGCGCAGTTTTCCCAGACAGCAATGGGTGTCGTTGATACTGTCATGGCGGGTGCTGTAAATGCCACAGAAATGTCGGCGGTGGCAGTAGGTACGTCTATTTGGTTACCAACGATTTTATTAGGCCAAGGGATATTAATGGCATTAACCCCAATCGTTGCTCAATTAAATGGTTCAGGACAACGAAAACACATTGCTAATCGTACACAGCAAGGTTTTTGGCTCGCCACTTTCTTATCAATCATGGTAATTGCTATTCTTTATAACAGCCGTTTTATTATTGAAGCGCAACATGATATAGAACCCGAATTAGCCGAAAAGGCCATTGGATTTATTCATGCCATTATGTGGGGTGCACCTGGTTGCCTTTACTATCAGGTACTGAGAAGTCAATGTGAGGGATTATCTAAAACAAAACCTGGCATGATAATTGGTTTTGTTGGCCTATTAATTAATATCCCTGTCAACTACGCCTTTATTTACGGTAAATTTGGCGCACCACAATTAGGGGGTATTGGTTGTGGTGTTGCAACGGCTTCTGTTTTCTGGGCGATGTTCTTAATGATGCGTTATTACGTGCGTCGAGCACCGACACAACGTGATGTTATGCCAAAGAAACGTTTAGTCAGTCCTGATTTCCACACGATAAAACGTATTACATTTTTAGGATTACCTGTTGGCTTAGCCTTATTCTTTGAGGTAACACTATTTGCCGTTGTTGCATTATTAGTTTCACCTTTAGGCGTTACTGCGGTTGCCAGTCATCAGATAGCACTTAACTTTAGTTCACTAATGTTTATGTTCCCTCTTTCATTGGGAATAGCAGCAACAATCCGTGTCGGTCATAACTTAGGGCAACGCTCTACAGAACAAGCACGTATTTCAGCCATTACAGCGCTTGCTGTTGGACTAATGTTGGCAAGTTGTACCGCGATTTTCTCTATTATCTTCAGAGAAAAAATCGCGTTAATGTATAACGATAATATTGAAGTGGTGACGTTAGCTTCCCATCTTATGTTATTCGCTGCGCTTTATCAGTTATCAGATTCTGTGCAAGTTATTGGCTCAGGTGTATTACGAGGTTATAAAGATACCCGCTCTATCTTCTTTATTACTTTTATTGCCTATTGGGTAATTGGACTACCTTCTGGTTATATATTAGGGCGTACTAATTACTTTGTTGAAGCGATGGGACCTGCTGGTTTCTGGATTGGCTTTATTTTAGGTTTAACTGCCTCAGCAATTATGATGGGTTCCCGCATTTGGTGGATCCAACGTCAATCTGATGAAGTGGTACTATTACGCTCAGAGCGTTAA
- a CDS encoding riboflavin synthase subunit alpha, translating to MFTGIVQGKGRVIAIEDKGDFRTHIIELPKELVGNLETGASVANNGCCLTVTKIEGTHISFDLVKETLRLTNLGELKVGSEVNIERAAKYGDEIGGHVMSGHIVTTAEVAKIITSENNLQIWFRIFDKALMKYILHKGFIGIDGISLTVGDVVNNRFCVHLIPETRDRTTLGRKRLGDKVNIELDPQTQAIVDTVERVMAQQAQQQALLAAQQNENEEQASHN from the coding sequence ATGTTTACAGGTATTGTTCAGGGAAAAGGGCGGGTTATTGCTATCGAAGATAAAGGCGATTTTCGTACCCATATCATTGAATTACCCAAAGAGTTAGTCGGCAATTTAGAAACAGGTGCTTCTGTTGCAAATAATGGTTGCTGTTTAACGGTCACTAAAATTGAAGGTACACATATTAGCTTTGATCTAGTGAAAGAGACATTACGTTTAACTAACCTTGGTGAATTAAAAGTCGGTTCTGAAGTGAATATTGAACGTGCGGCTAAATACGGTGATGAAATAGGCGGGCATGTGATGTCTGGTCATATTGTCACAACTGCCGAAGTTGCCAAAATTATAACATCAGAAAATAATTTACAAATTTGGTTTCGTATCTTTGATAAAGCATTAATGAAGTACATTTTACACAAAGGTTTTATTGGTATTGATGGAATAAGCCTAACTGTGGGCGATGTGGTTAATAACCGTTTTTGTGTCCATTTAATTCCTGAAACGCGCGATAGAACGACATTAGGTCGCAAACGCCTTGGTGATAAAGTCAATATTGAACTTGATCCTCAAACTCAAGCGATTGTCGATACAGTAGAGCGCGTTATGGCGCAACAAGCACAGCAACAAGCTTTATTAGCAGCACAACAAAATGAAAATGAAGAACAAGCTTCACATAATTAA
- the cfa gene encoding cyclopropane fatty acyl phospholipid synthase, which produces MSTSCVEEGRKTSNDPYKKIAIELLAHADIRVNGSEPYDIQVHNQNFYKRVLQQGSLGLGESYMDGWWDCERLDIFFHKVLRAGLENKLPQNLRDIFKIATARLFNLQTQKRAWMVGKEHYDLGNDLFTAMLDPNMQYSCGYWKNADNLTQAQEHKLDLICRKLDLKPGMTLLDIGCGWGGLAGYAAKHFGVSVTGVTISVEQQKLAQARCQGLDVNIILEDYRDLHEKFDRIVSVGMFEHVGPKNYATYFDVVRRNLKEDGLFLLHTIGSNRDKVNVDSWISKYIFPNGCLPSIQKIAHAMDSKFVMEDWHNFGADYDKTLMAWYQRFLAYWPDIESNYTPRFKRMFSYYLNACAGAFRARDIQLWQIVLSPKGHIGGLQIPR; this is translated from the coding sequence ATGAGTACATCTTGTGTAGAAGAAGGCCGAAAGACCTCCAACGATCCTTATAAAAAGATCGCAATAGAACTGTTAGCTCATGCTGATATTCGAGTTAATGGCTCAGAACCTTATGATATTCAGGTTCATAATCAAAATTTTTATAAAAGAGTATTACAGCAAGGCTCATTAGGTCTCGGCGAAAGTTATATGGATGGTTGGTGGGATTGTGAACGATTAGATATATTCTTTCATAAAGTTTTACGTGCTGGTCTTGAAAATAAGCTCCCACAAAACCTACGCGATATTTTCAAGATTGCGACAGCCCGCCTTTTTAATCTGCAAACACAAAAACGTGCATGGATGGTAGGTAAAGAGCATTACGACCTTGGTAATGATCTATTTACTGCCATGCTTGATCCTAATATGCAATATTCCTGTGGTTACTGGAAAAATGCAGATAATTTAACTCAAGCTCAAGAACATAAATTAGATTTAATTTGCCGAAAATTAGATTTAAAACCGGGGATGACCTTATTAGACATCGGCTGTGGTTGGGGTGGACTTGCAGGCTATGCAGCCAAACATTTTGGCGTTTCTGTAACGGGAGTCACTATTTCTGTTGAACAGCAAAAACTTGCACAAGCTCGATGCCAAGGACTTGATGTTAATATTATTTTAGAAGACTATCGTGATTTACATGAAAAGTTTGATCGCATAGTTTCAGTAGGTATGTTTGAGCATGTAGGACCTAAAAATTATGCCACTTATTTTGATGTGGTTCGTCGTAATTTAAAGGAAGATGGTCTGTTTTTATTGCACACCATAGGTTCTAACCGCGACAAAGTAAATGTAGATAGCTGGATAAGCAAATATATCTTTCCTAATGGATGTTTACCGTCTATTCAAAAAATTGCTCATGCAATGGACAGTAAATTTGTAATGGAAGATTGGCATAACTTTGGCGCTGATTACGATAAAACACTAATGGCATGGTATCAGCGTTTTTTAGCCTATTGGCCAGATATTGAATCTAATTACACACCACGCTTTAAACGTATGTTTAGTTATTATCTTAATGCCTGTGCGGGTGCATTTCGTGCCAGAGATATTCAGTTATGGCAAATTGTCCTAAGCCCTAAAGGTCATATTGGCGGTTTACAAATCCCTCGCTAA
- the punC gene encoding purine nucleoside transporter PunC gives MNSKTSTQSKTPMSFMVYLAGLSMLGYLAIDMYLPAFGMMQRELSISEGAISNSLSIFLFGFAVAQLLWGPLSDKVGRKPILLIGLSLFSLGCLGMLWVESATGLLAMRFLQAFGVCSAAVIWQALVIDRFDESRAQHVFALIMPLVALSPALAPLIGASLLDHGGWRMIFMLLMAVTLVLMLPTLMLKNIKQKSVTDANQSSASFMTLLKSPLYTGNVLVYASCSAGFFAWLAGSPIILEKMGYSPQDIGLSYIPQTIAFMVGGYGCRILLSKMTGKTLLPLLLIGYAVSMTALYLVAKFTEPTLTTILIPFCIMAAMNGASYPIAVSNALSAYPEISGKAAALQNALQLGLCSLASFIVSAFISQQPLINTTAIMALTAIPMAVGYFIQRNKSVTKHTVQTAE, from the coding sequence ATGAATTCTAAAACATCCACACAATCAAAAACACCTATGAGCTTTATGGTGTACCTAGCGGGTTTGAGTATGCTAGGTTACTTAGCTATTGATATGTACTTACCTGCATTTGGTATGATGCAGCGTGAACTCTCTATCAGCGAAGGTGCTATTAGTAATAGCTTAAGTATCTTTTTATTTGGTTTTGCTGTTGCTCAGTTACTTTGGGGACCACTTTCTGACAAAGTAGGTCGTAAACCTATTCTTCTTATTGGTTTAAGCCTTTTCTCTTTAGGCTGCCTTGGTATGCTGTGGGTTGAAAGTGCAACTGGCTTACTTGCTATGCGCTTCCTACAAGCTTTCGGCGTCTGCTCTGCTGCTGTTATTTGGCAAGCTCTTGTCATCGACCGTTTTGATGAATCTCGCGCTCAACACGTTTTTGCTTTAATTATGCCACTGGTTGCATTATCACCAGCACTTGCGCCTTTAATCGGTGCATCGTTATTAGATCACGGTGGCTGGCGTATGATTTTTATGCTGTTAATGGCCGTAACGTTAGTTCTCATGTTACCGACATTAATGCTAAAAAACATTAAACAAAAATCAGTTACAGATGCAAACCAATCTTCTGCGTCATTTATGACTTTATTAAAATCCCCTCTCTATACAGGTAACGTATTAGTTTACGCTTCTTGTAGTGCAGGTTTCTTTGCTTGGTTAGCTGGCTCACCAATCATTCTTGAAAAGATGGGCTACTCTCCTCAGGATATCGGTTTAAGTTATATTCCACAAACTATTGCATTTATGGTGGGTGGTTATGGTTGTCGTATTTTACTGTCAAAAATGACAGGTAAAACACTGCTGCCACTGTTATTAATTGGTTATGCTGTCAGTATGACTGCGTTATACCTTGTTGCTAAATTTACTGAACCAACATTAACAACTATTTTAATTCCGTTCTGTATTATGGCTGCAATGAATGGTGCTTCTTATCCAATCGCAGTATCTAATGCTTTATCCGCTTATCCTGAAATCAGTGGTAAAGCTGCTGCGTTACAAAATGCGCTTCAACTAGGTCTTTGCAGCTTAGCAAGTTTTATTGTCTCTGCATTTATCAGCCAACAACCTTTGATTAACACCACGGCAATTATGGCGTTAACAGCAATCCCAATGGCAGTTGGTTACTTTATTCAGCGTAATAAATCTGTTACCAAACACACAGTTCAAACCGCAGAATAA
- the punR gene encoding DNA-binding transcriptional activator PunR — MWSEYSLEVVDAVARTGSFSSAAQELHRVPSAVSYTVRQLEEWLAVPLFERRHRDVELTDAGKIFIKEARSVIKKMNDTRHLCQQVSNGWRGQFSIAVDGIVKPERTQQLILDFYRHFPDIELYVYPEVFNGVWDSLVNGRVDLAIGATRASPIGERYSFRDMGFMPWRCVCHVDHPLAKAQHPLTDDEMRPYPSLCLEDTSRSLPKRDTWALNNQRRMVVPTWDMGLECLLAGLCVGMVPWHRAEPLIEQGKLVTLQLAQPLPDSPCCLTWVDKSESPALTWLLDYLGDSQTLNEEWLR, encoded by the coding sequence ATGTGGTCAGAATACTCTTTAGAAGTTGTTGATGCAGTCGCAAGAACAGGAAGTTTTAGCTCGGCTGCTCAAGAATTGCACAGAGTGCCATCCGCCGTTAGTTACACAGTTCGGCAATTAGAGGAATGGCTTGCCGTTCCTTTGTTTGAGCGTCGTCATCGTGATGTAGAATTAACCGACGCAGGTAAAATTTTCATCAAAGAAGCACGATCTGTTATCAAAAAAATGAATGACACTCGACATCTTTGTCAACAAGTTTCTAATGGATGGCGCGGTCAATTTAGTATAGCAGTTGATGGCATTGTTAAACCTGAAAGAACACAACAACTTATTCTCGATTTCTACCGCCATTTTCCGGATATAGAACTGTATGTCTACCCTGAGGTGTTTAATGGCGTATGGGACTCCTTAGTTAATGGTCGTGTTGATTTAGCCATTGGTGCAACAAGAGCCTCACCAATAGGTGAACGTTATAGCTTTAGAGATATGGGATTTATGCCTTGGCGCTGTGTTTGCCATGTTGATCACCCTTTAGCGAAAGCACAACATCCATTAACGGATGATGAAATGCGGCCTTATCCAAGTTTATGTTTAGAGGATACCTCACGCAGTTTACCAAAGCGTGACACTTGGGCGCTAAATAATCAGCGCAGAATGGTTGTTCCGACATGGGATATGGGGCTTGAATGTTTGTTAGCGGGATTATGCGTTGGAATGGTGCCTTGGCACCGTGCTGAACCTTTAATTGAACAAGGTAAGCTGGTGACTTTACAACTGGCACAACCATTGCCAGACAGCCCATGCTGCCTGACGTGGGTCGATAAAAGTGAATCGCCCGCTTTGACATGGTTGTTAGATTATCTTGGAGATAGCCAAACCTTAAATGAGGAATGGCTTCGCTAG
- the purR gene encoding HTH-type transcriptional repressor PurR codes for MATIKDVAKRAGVSTTTVSHVINKTRFVAENTRAAVWAAIKELNYSPSAVARSLKVNHTKSIGLLATSSEAPYFAEVIEAVENSCYSKGYTLILCNSHNNLDKQKAYLAMLAQKRVDGLLVMCSEYPDHLLTLLEGYRNIPMVVMDWGKARGDFTDTIIDNAFHGGYIAGRYLIERGHRDIGIIPGPLERNTGGGRLQGFLKAMEEAKITVKDEWIVQGDFEPESGYKAMYQMLNQKHRPTAVFCGGDVMAMGAICAADELGLRVPLDISIVGYDNIRNARYFTPALTTVHQPKERLGQMALSMLLDRIVNKREDAQTIEVHPRLVERRSVADGPFIDYRR; via the coding sequence ATGGCAACAATAAAAGACGTGGCAAAACGCGCAGGCGTATCAACCACGACTGTTTCTCATGTGATCAACAAAACACGTTTTGTTGCTGAGAACACACGGGCAGCAGTTTGGGCCGCTATAAAAGAATTAAATTATTCGCCTAGTGCCGTTGCGCGTAGTTTAAAAGTCAATCACACCAAATCTATTGGCCTGTTAGCCACGTCCAGTGAAGCTCCTTACTTTGCTGAAGTGATTGAAGCTGTTGAAAATAGTTGTTACAGCAAAGGCTACACACTGATTTTATGTAATTCACATAATAACCTCGATAAACAAAAAGCCTATTTAGCGATGCTGGCACAAAAACGTGTTGATGGATTATTAGTCATGTGTTCTGAATATCCCGATCACCTTCTTACTCTTTTAGAGGGCTATCGTAATATTCCAATGGTTGTCATGGATTGGGGCAAAGCGCGTGGTGACTTTACAGATACCATTATCGATAACGCTTTCCATGGTGGTTATATTGCAGGTCGTTACCTTATTGAGCGAGGCCATCGTGATATTGGTATTATCCCTGGTCCATTAGAACGAAATACAGGTGGTGGTCGCTTACAAGGTTTCTTAAAAGCCATGGAAGAAGCCAAAATCACAGTTAAAGACGAATGGATTGTACAAGGCGACTTCGAGCCAGAATCTGGCTATAAAGCCATGTACCAAATGCTAAACCAAAAACATCGCCCGACGGCTGTCTTTTGTGGTGGTGATGTGATGGCGATGGGCGCAATTTGTGCTGCAGATGAACTTGGCCTGCGTGTTCCTTTAGATATTTCTATTGTTGGCTATGACAATATTCGTAATGCACGTTATTTTACGCCTGCACTCACAACCGTTCACCAGCCAAAAGAACGTCTAGGTCAAATGGCATTATCGATGCTGCTTGATCGTATCGTCAATAAACGCGAAGACGCCCAAACAATCGAAGTTCATCCACGATTAGTTGAGCGCCGTTCAGTTGCTGACGGTCCTTTTATCGACTACCGTCGCTAA
- a CDS encoding YnhF family membrane protein has protein sequence MDTDLKFGLSTAVAALVMIVLFSTMMF, from the coding sequence ATGGATACGGATCTGAAATTTGGTTTGAGTACAGCAGTAGCAGCGCTTGTTATGATCGTTTTATTTTCTACTATGATGTTCTAA
- the sodB gene encoding superoxide dismutase [Fe], producing MSFELPKLPYALDALEPHISKETLEYHYGKHHQTYVTNLNNLVKGTDLESKSLEEIIKSTDGGIFNNAAQVWNHTFYWNCLAPNAGGAPTGKVADAINKAFGSFEEFKKQFNDAAAKNFGSGWTWLVKKADGSVAIVNTSNAATPVSGADKPLLTVDVWEHAYYIDYRNARVKYLEEFWALVNWSFVEANLA from the coding sequence ATGTCTTTCGAATTACCAAAATTACCTTATGCGTTAGATGCTCTTGAGCCACACATCTCTAAAGAAACTTTAGAATATCACTACGGCAAACACCACCAAACCTATGTAACCAATTTAAACAATCTGGTTAAAGGTACTGATTTAGAAAGCAAATCTTTAGAAGAAATCATCAAATCTACTGACGGCGGTATCTTTAATAATGCTGCTCAAGTATGGAACCACACTTTCTACTGGAACTGCTTAGCACCCAATGCAGGTGGCGCACCAACAGGTAAAGTTGCTGATGCTATCAACAAAGCATTTGGCTCTTTTGAAGAGTTCAAAAAGCAATTTAATGATGCAGCAGCTAAAAACTTCGGTTCAGGTTGGACTTGGTTAGTGAAAAAAGCTGACGGTTCAGTTGCAATTGTTAACACCTCTAATGCTGCAACTCCAGTTTCAGGTGCAGACAAACCACTGTTAACAGTAGACGTATGGGAACATGCTTACTACATCGACTACCGTAATGCGCGCGTTAAATATTTAGAAGAGTTCTGGGCACTGGTTAACTGGTCATTTGTTGAAGCTAACCTTGCTTAA
- a CDS encoding sulfite exporter TauE/SafE family protein, with translation MDMILLFLLVGCITGFFAGLLGIGGGAIIVPVVMYVVSQQAIPTDMVMKIALSTSFSVIIFSTASSAYSHNKHKAILWQQFPLLSLGTIIGMLVGTFLVQKMSNTILQIVFCIFMVYTIYGLLTKKKEAERIENVKDPIVSKPALTSGGSLIGFISSFIGIAGGTITIPLLSHWGFNTRKCIATSSMIGVIIASIGTIMGIIYGWNQTNIDDYYFGFIYLPAFIGISITSVLFAPVGVKVAYRLPIPRVRQIFALFLFLVVVKMMYTLITE, from the coding sequence ATGGACATGATTTTACTGTTTCTTTTAGTGGGATGTATCACTGGCTTTTTTGCTGGGCTACTTGGTATAGGAGGCGGTGCAATCATTGTTCCGGTGGTTATGTATGTAGTCAGTCAACAAGCTATCCCAACAGATATGGTGATGAAAATTGCCTTATCTACCTCATTCTCTGTCATTATATTTTCCACAGCATCTTCGGCGTATTCTCATAACAAACATAAAGCCATTTTATGGCAGCAATTTCCTCTATTATCTCTCGGCACTATCATTGGTATGCTTGTGGGGACATTTCTGGTACAAAAAATGTCAAATACGATATTGCAAATCGTGTTCTGTATTTTCATGGTATATACCATCTATGGATTATTAACTAAAAAGAAAGAAGCAGAACGCATTGAAAATGTGAAAGATCCTATTGTTTCAAAACCAGCGTTAACAAGTGGTGGTTCTTTAATTGGTTTTATATCCAGTTTTATCGGTATTGCGGGTGGGACTATCACCATTCCTCTTTTAAGTCACTGGGGATTTAATACACGTAAATGTATTGCAACCTCTTCAATGATTGGTGTCATCATTGCTTCTATCGGCACAATCATGGGTATTATCTATGGTTGGAATCAAACAAATATTGATGATTATTACTTCGGCTTTATCTATTTACCTGCCTTTATCGGAATAAGCATTACCAGCGTACTCTTCGCACCTGTCGGTGTAAAAGTTGCTTATCGCCTACCAATTCCTAGAGTTCGCCAAATATTTGCATTATTTCTATTCTTAGTTGTAGTGAAAATGATGTATACGCTTATTACAGAGTAA